The sequence below is a genomic window from Silene latifolia isolate original U9 population chromosome 7, ASM4854445v1, whole genome shotgun sequence.
AGTACAACGCCTACACTTACAAGCGAAAGGAGGCTCGTGAATTGCCAGGGCATCCCAAAGAGTCTTTAATTTACCATAGTATTCGGTTACAGACATACCTTTGAGTTGTTTACAATTAGCAAGATCCGTCTTAAGTGAATGAATGGAAGTTCCATCAACAACAGCGAAATGTTCCTCCAAATCGCGCCAAAGAACGGCAGCATCTTTAACAAATGGTACACTGGAGATGACTGATGGATCGATCATGTTACGAATCCAGCGAACAATCGTGCAATGTACCACTTCCCATTGTGCGAGCAAGTTTTCCTCAGTAGGTTTTTTGATAGTACCGTCGCAGAATCCGAATTTGCGACGAGACTTAAGCGACATACGAATGTTACGGCTCCAATCCTCATAATTAGAATGACTTAGAGAAATGCTAGAAATTTTTATGCTTGGAATGTCATGAGATCCGAGATAGAAAGGTGATAAAGGATCGATCTTGAAGGTAGTATCGACGGCTTGACCACCAGCCATGTCGATAGTGAGTTTtgcgtttttgtttttttaaagaaaaaaaaatagggttTGATGAAAATATTTAATTGGCTCGATACCATGTTAATGAAGGGAACATCAGAATGTGTGTGGGAATTTTTGTGATGATCTCATTAGATAATTAGGAGCAAATATATAGTACAATCAAGCAACTAATTGATAGCTAAAATAAAGGAGCATATATCTCGACTAATTGACTTAGCAGCTAAATAATAGGCTCGAGACTCTCGCCTAACAAAATCAAGGGCAACGGATTTGGTTCTTGGTTTAGCAGACTCGAAACTGGGAGCATCTATTTTTGAGGAGACAAAGTTACCGTGCAGAAGTGATGAGTTTGTCTTGGAGCTTATTCGTGGTGTGCGTATGCACTTCCTCAAGTTCATGAAGGATCTTAAGCAaatttaaaaatatatatttttaattAGTGAGAAAAAGACGACTCATATGTTAAGGGTGATAACGATAGTGGAAAGAGTGTTGGTCTATTGGCTAGATTTGCTTCATCAGCTGTAGTAGAAAACTAAAAATATTGGTTATGTAATGAACTTCCAGCCGTTTTTATGCTTGTTTACCTTTCACTGCCTTTTGTGTTTCATTTCCATTTGTCTAGCCGCATAGGGTCAATAATATCTTGTTTTCCGACACTGTGCCTAAGGCGCGCTTAttcttttttttgaaattgtctcaatcgaatcgaatcgaatgaatggagctgaatcgaatcaatcgaatcgaatggaatcgaatcgaatcaatcgaatcgaatcgaaataataataaaaagattatattaataataataatactaaatattataataaaaataataccaataataataataataataataaatattattataatattattcattaataataataataataataatatattaatataatctaataataataatttaataagatatataaaaaataaaatagtaatataataataaatatagtaatataataataataatacattaataatataaatgataacattattagtaataatataatatattaataataataactaaaaaataaataataagataataataataataataggtctaatataataacttattaatataataaaattaaatataataataataataaatatgtgattaataatattaataataattagtatattaataaaataataaatataatattataacttattaatataataatattaaatatattatcaataatattaataataatgaatatattaataaaataataaatataataataataataatgctgattataataataataataataataataaaaataataataataaaaataaaaaatatattaaatataaatataataatataaacaatacgaattaattattaataaatataatagtaatataataaatataaaaataatataataataaaaataataataataataacaatagtaaatacattataaaaaataataataataatgatatcaataagaatactaatagtaatgttgaaataaaataatatgaatcaattgaatcgaatcaatcaatcgaatcgaatcgaatcgaatcgaatcgaatcgaatcgaatcgaatgaagcTGAATTGAATGAATCGAATTGAATGGAATGAATCGAATCGATTAGAATCGAAATTAAGTCAAAAAAATAAGGCGCCTTAATGGTCTAATATCTAGCCTGAGGAACCCAAGTCGAAACAAATGTTCGTTCATTGACTCGATTTGAGGGTTAACGAACAAGGTTTTATACTTTTATTCATATATTAGGCCCAATAGCCCAAGTAAATCTCTTCCGTTTAACACAATATGTCAATCAATACATAAAACATGGTTTCTTAATATACTCCATTCCTCAAAGAAAGAAAACCAAAAGAGCTCCTAAAACCAACCCGAATTTCCAACTCTCAATCAGTGCATATCCTGCTGCATTGCCATTACTCCCAGGATTCAAATCCAAATCTCCGGCTTTCCTCTTACTATCAGCTAACGACCCGACACCAGTTCCAGTTGGCTCACCACCAAGCTCAAGTATCATCTTGGAGCCCAAGTTATCATGCTGGAACTCATGCATCCCAGGCTTACCTCCTACAACAGGGCCCACCTGCCAAACATGGTTAATCTTGGACTCGCCGAGATGCAAATCCCACGTGGCGAATAATGTGACTTTACCGTTGGACTCTTCGGCTGAGAGGCCGGTGACATTGTAAGAAATGGGACCCATATTGATGTCATGGTAGGATTTGACGTCGTACGTGGACACTGAGATAATTGGGCTGTTTGAGTTAGGCTTGTAGGCTAAGATGGCTTGGGTTCCCACCATGCCAGACCCGGTTGGGTTCAACCCCCACGCGACCCAGCCTTGGGGGTTCGGAGGCGGTGCGGTGAAGGCCGTGGACAGGGTGGAATTCGTCGGGTTGTAGTTCCAGTGGAGGGTGGCCTTTAGGGTATAAAGGTCAATGCAGTTGTCAAAGGCGTTTTTGTTGGTGAATGTTAGAGATTTACATTTTGGTTGAGAGAGGGTTAGGACAGGAAAAAGGGTAAGTAAATAAATTGGAATTATTGAAAGGTGTAAGGGAGACATTTTAGTTTGTGTGAAGTTTTGGTGAGTTAATATTTTTTGGGATTTTAGAGGTTAGGGAGAATGTAGTTTTAGGGGAAATGATGATTATTTGTAGGAGATTAGGAGTGTAGGAGGTGGATTATGGTTGAGTAATGACCCAACAAAGTGTGAAGAtaaatttatgaagataaatccgcCATGAAAACAAGCCGCGTAATTATTGACACATGATTAATTTTCGTATTTATAAATCATTTTATTAGTTTTATATAAATATTATAGTTATGTTATTCATTGTTTTAAGGGCTCATATAAATTAGGGAGGGAAATGTGCAAATTTAACCTTGTATTGACAATCAAATGAGctccaattcacatgaattatgGAGATTCAGTATCTTTCGATGACGCTATTTCATTTTCTAAAATAAATCATAATAATTTTAGAATTTTTTTACATATCGATTAAGGTAAACAAAATTTATTTCATGCTTATTGTAGGTTGATAGGGCACGAGTGAGCAATTTACCTTTTCAAATTCCGCCATTTTTAAGTTTTTAAGTTCTGATGAAAACGGCTCGTTTTCAACATTAACGTTTTAAACTCAATTGTACAATCAACTTTATGAAAGCTTCGGTAATTGACATATTATGTGGTATTTGCATTTATTATacttgtcatgtatattggataaTATAACAGttgtgattgttggttgttgttgaggagacgggaGACAGTTGGGAGATCGTCttccgcttgggtcgcctcttggagctttcccactccaagagggatgtgcacattaatgacttgagtttggaggggcgcgtgtggttgagacggcgtctggtaggggatccgattggcttccggacccgatacgtctgggcgtgtcccagtacctgtTTGCgattatcggtatgtctgggcgtgtcccggtaccagtttggttgtcggtatgtcttggcgtgtcccgataccgtggtggtggttgttgatagtggtttattcatattagtagtcatgttgcatattctcacacttgagtcgtgtcgcACTATATTTATctgttgaaactgacgtttgtgtgtctgtgcatTGTCACTTATCTCCTTTGGGGTGGCTTGTgtcaatccatatgatatcctttggtcatatggggagtagGTTATGATCAGGTTAGTTgtatagtacgcgggagacgggacgagcttgatgatatcacgagacgagtctagttggctagaagagtatagatgtcacgagttgtattttatttattcatttgcttacgtttatgtaattcattaaaccttacattaataaaatgttctttgattggagttttgaaacactatctcggaaaaccgagatggtaacgctccaattatcttggccggataattgAGGTGTTACACAATCAATGACATTTAGACGTATCTAGAAACCAGGACTTTGAGCGTGAGGTGaaggtacgtgttaggaagcctaTAAAGACACCTAGCCCCGCCCGTTTCGATTACGAACTCTTCTAACACAAGTGATGGGTTTCAAATAAGATCATAGACTCGTAGCTACCTCAAAGATGAAATGCAAACATCATTTAAACTCTAGCATGTGATTATGTTTTTATGTCATTTAATGCATCTAGAATATTTCGTCGAAGTGGATTTAGCATGTGGGATGATTAGATGAGCATAAGTAAACAAACATGGCTTTGGGGGAGGGGGGGAGTCGTTCGGATCTAGCCTATTACAACCCGGACATTTTATACCAACAGTTGacgcaaacaataataaaaattacaactcGGTCTAGGATACAAATTAGACTAAACTTGACCCATATGAAAAGGTATGAAAAAAAATGTGCATAGGGAGTTTCACGGCTCACATTCATCATCCTTGGACCTCTCATCGTTTAGCACACCTTAACTAATTAGATATTTCTTCCGTTCCAATGAGTTGTATACGTTTGCCTTATACACGTACATCAATGCACGTTTTCTTTCGCTTATATCATtagttacatattattaaaatttaTAAAAATTTGATGTAATGTAATCGATAAGACAATTTCaaaaagatctcacatgactatccgTGATGTTATACATTAGAAATTATAATGAAGATTCTACCCACCAAAGAATAATCCCCAAAAAATAGACGTATACAACTCATTGGAACAGAAGAAGTATAGATTATATCTACCTAATGAAAACAAAGGTTTTCATAATCACTTTGACTCAGataaaaatatgacaattgacccataaattaaattacatgacCAAAAAAACTAcataaaattacaataacaataactACAATGATTATAACGatcaaattaaaacaattaaaacggtaATAAataaagccaacaaaaaccataatgacaaattgacaataaaAAACGTGACATACAAAAAACGATGCTAAAAATAAACCAAGAACAATTTATTTCTTAAATAGACTCAATTCTTTATTAGTAGATCTGACAAAACGAGTTAACGGGTCAGGTTCGGGCCGGGCCAATTCGGGTCTCTCATAATatcgggttatttcgggtcgGGTTGTTTTGGGTTTCGGGTGTTTTAGGATATGTTGGTTGGGTTATTTTCGAGTCAAAGTGCatcgggttatttcgggtttGGGTCATTTTCGAGTCAACGATTAAGACAGAAAAAAGTATGTTTAGACGTTTAGTATTATTCCCTATTTTTCCTTCAGTTTTGATAATTGATTCTTTATTTTTAACATTAATAATACTAAGTTTGCTTTTAAATTAGCAAATTTAAGTTTTATTATTCAAATGGAGTCGTGTTTTCTCGAGTTGTTTTTGGGTTGGGTGGTTTCGGATGGGGTCATTTCGAGTAGGGTCTGTTCCGTGTCAACAAAGTTAAGGTcgtgttcgggtcgggtcggatcATTTTGGGATTTTGGTCAAAGTTGACAGTTGCAGTTCGGTCAATTTTGGGTCTCGGATCAGCCTTTTCAattcgggtcaatcgggtcgggttgattttgttggagttagtgtcctccacaatagtgtgtttacatattaaatctcattaaaggaatatcattaggatatttattatttgatcttcgtcagttgattaacgtaaatcgataacggttggctgactagagtctgacgttattgtcgtgagacggcggtaatcaactgacccctttcggtcacacctaaaggaacgaaccccaattgacaactaattaattgtataagataaaatttatttagtcccttgatttattgactaaaaggttagtcgattctTTTTAGATAGATTTCGAGTTGCTAACTCAAGGCGCGagaattattatttaattatgcaataattaaataataaatttttatgagacgggttttagttaattaattgttaattcactaaaagtactaattgattaatgtgattaacattagtatgtaaataatatgtgtagcggtacacgtatattcacggagtgttttggacaaaattaatcgagaagcatttaaacataaaacgatgtttaatgtaaaattacacgtatttgttcgacaaatataagaaccgattTAGACTCGTAAATGAGTCATGAAAATCGTGTAAATGGGATTGTGTGTTGCTTTAAACACAATCATTTCACTTACACATTTTATCTTTCCATAAAACTTTTGTTATTTTCTAAACTATGCTTTATTGGACataaaaaagaaagggaaaaagcaCACTCCACCTCCCTCTAATAGGAGCCGGCCTCCCCTCCCTCCTATACTCATTTCATTTGTTCATTTTCATCATacttgaacattttgcatgtgaagtaaaattattcatctctctaaaaataataaaacgTTTTACTAAGATTTGTAAGTAAAACAAAAtatttactaagattgttagtaatattacaaatattatcaaggtTATATTTTACAAGTATCAAGTTAATAATTGTAAGGTTATTGGATTTTGTTTTTGGGTGCatattgaaggagatcttctaattTGAACATTTGTTATAAGAGGATCATCCATCTTTTATTAGAACAAGAATaatctagataggtgatctagattatgcccatattaccatcaaaatcaatgtTAGGAAATTGTATTTTCTGAATAtttattattatgcttttatattagcatgcatgttacatagatcactataataacatattatgagataatttatttttaattagagagtctaattagggtctttgatctttcaagtggtatcatgagctaggcttgtaatttgcatgttcaTTTTGAGCATATTTAATAAATCATGAGATAAtttaaaaaactcaaaaattgtgttaaaagaggttttagcacgaaaatttTTGGGCATATATACCTATTGacctcaaaaggtttgtggtaaaatttggtgatttgtgaagttatttgctatttttaatgttttttgtaGAAAACGGGGTCAAAAATGTCGTACTTttgttaagagttaactaaaattTGTTAAAggttgattcgggtcatgaaatttttatattgtttcatgtATATTTTccacagattgtatgtaaaattttgaaggttggtttgaagttttgcatgtttattgattttatgagataaaagtgaattaaactAATCATAAGCTTGAAACAGATGATTATGCTCTTAataaatttatgtatatttaataatatgttttaaaaattaaaagtgaaatttaaaatgtgatttcaccttgttttgatgtttattggttttagtggttaaaaaccgataaatatcgatctttttcttcataacaTGTATCTGAAATTTTTGGGCAAACGTTTTTAccttttggtgttcttgggagtgttacaGAATAatcaaaatttttattttcaatttttgataatattttaaattattttggatttattacttaaaagttatgattttaccgattaaattagcaaaatatcaccaaatcaaactaattattcattatcaaattattgaggactaattttgaggatcaaaatagtttggacaattattttggacttaaatgagatttaagtgttaattattgatttttaacaagttaaaaattgattaaatccacaaaaccgagatggacaccaacgattgttagatagggcgattttggcatcattttacagcatttgaagcatatttatttaattttaatgaatgattgtcatttatttaaagtatttattttattgtacctagtatggcctagttatttttaatcgttattacccgaaatgaatgaaaatatcgatttgtttgtgatttaaatacgatctcgtatcgtcggtttgtaattaattaatagtttttatttatgtttattaattaatgtataataggaataactatgtaatttgattgtaatagttatttttaccggcgtttccaaaagacggatatacatcgagacggagtctatttttggaaatgTGTTCCAAAGCCCACTAGAAGAAGCCCCTTTAgaagatgttcctatgaagaggcaagggaccaaggagttgatttccgaaatgtaatagtctagttttgattaactaggaggccatactaggatttttcatatgcttgctattgcttttatttttcgcgcatgccaaaatcgccattcacatgcgttttattttcgcggtttcaattcacgtcatttacattcaccgacttagttcacgtatcgggaatttatgactaaattgacaagatctctcacataactaaaattgagattagccttaccaattagtaacaccttcgaatcccttgttcattagagtcacactcgcccaagcggggtgttttctttttacctcgggtaagtagggtgataaaaGGTTATCACGGGCCAAACTTGGTTGGACTCAaagggatataagacggtcttgtgttccggggctagtagatgggtttaaggaaattcgtcgaccaagagttttagAGATAGAATTAGTCaaacgttgacttaccgaatttacacgaatatgggatgtttcgccgaagcgatgctcatttttgtttaaatacggatcttggaatcatttatataatttagtgggagatcattatataaatgctaaaacttgttaaacatgtttcacaagtaaatttaaaacaatgaatgttaatatttcctttttttttttttgtagcattttaattcacaatggcaacttcatcaactccatcgactactccactacgcaaagattcatggctaaggtccgtaatggacaaatgtattccaaaagatgacggtagtaactttcttgaatgggaatccaataTCAAAAGCGCCGCATTGTCCGACAACGTAGttacttacttgaccgatgcccccccccccccccccccatcgaGCCAGgtgcaagggcttcatcggcggtgcggaccgtctatgatgaccatgtgaggatgtcgaatgacatcaaaaatgtgttgatatggtcgatgtccccaaatcTCAAGCTTTCATGAATTTCtgtaaatgcgtacgagatattcactcgtatgactactatgttttcacaaacacctaaagtccgccaATAccatgcggcggcacgcttctttgaagcaaagcttgagaggggccaaaaggttggtcccttcgtactcaaaatggtcgaatatgatgacatcctagagcgtctagggtgtaacattCCTAAAATTCTTGTGGTGGGTCGCATCCTCCACTTACTTCCCGCCAAGTTTTCctactttagggtaaactacaacatgaatggcatggataagagttatcatgaaattcatgcacttctcacccaagcggagagggatatggaagctagtgggagtgacaaaggggatgttctaactatgaagttaaagaacatgtctcttggagttaggaagggaaaggggaaagaaaagtctcaattcaagaaatcgtcaaagaaacaagatAAGGGAAAAgggaaagccgttgagaatggcaaatCCAAAGCAAAGAGTGTCAACCTCTCTGAGGccaaatgtttccattgtaatgggaagagGCATTATAGGAGAAGTtgccccaaatacttggaggacctcaaggaaggccgtgtgacgcctattggtatgatttacTCTCTCCCTATGTGATATTAATTATGCTTGCATTTtcacttgggtactagataccggatgtggctctcacctttgtaatcatatgcagggtttaagggacgtgtgagcactagcaaaaggtgatgtggatctccgcatgagCAATGGAGCTTGAGTAGCAGCCGTTTTCGTGGGGACCTATGtactcactttagctagtggtttagagttgttttaaataagtgttattttgtaccaactttaaccaagaacatcatctccatttccgcgttagacgcggaaggcttttgttttatgattaaggacaatagttgtactttttcattgaatgatgtggtttatggcaaggtcatttcaattggaggcatttatgtttgaaatgatgttaatgacgtttatcatgtggaaactaaaaagctcaaaacgggtgattcAAATAAAttctacctttggcattgtcgtttaggtcacataaacgtaAGACGCATTAAGatacttgcttcatcaaaagtgctcaaaccatttgatttcgaatgttatggtatatgcgagtcttgccttttaggcaagatgactcgtgcacttTTTGCGGgaaaaagggacacgagctagtgaggttttggctctcatacatacagatgtgtgtggaccattaaccttTTGGAGGATGTGTCCTCGAAAATAATgcatcacatgtttaaatctcataataagaatgcatgaggggctgtaatattttattgtcaactaatccacattaatcagtaatggttggctgactagagtttgacattactgtcgtatgacggtggtgatcagttgatcccttaaagtcatacctatagggtaacaatCTTAATTGAtctattaattaattgtataatgatacaagttaattaatcctttaaaaTCGAAAATGTGTTTTATTACTAAAAGtttattattgtttattgaaACAATtataaatagaatgaataatgtattataattataagatgttgtgaattataattaaatggtcCATTTTGAGTATATGTAATCATGTATTGCTATTTGTATTATTTATGTTGtatgtaatgatttttaataagttaaaaaatgCATTACATAGTCACATGTctaagtaacatgtcacatatgtcacaaattACATTTGACAatcacaaacttaaaatggaatcCCATTTTATATATGGAAACCGGTTTTTCCATGGGTGGAGGACAATTATGCTTTTGTCTTAAATGTTTAAGACAACTTAATTAAGCTAGGGTTAGGCATGCTTAACCtacttttcttgtgaagaacataTGATAGAAAAAATGAGCATGGATTGGCCATGGGTAACCAAGGTACCCGACCCCTCTCTCCTCTACACAAAATAagaattgtttttcttattttgacATATTCATTCAAAAATGTTTCTACTAGATCTGTTAACAATATACTCCAAAATTGTTTAGAGATAGAAAATAAaaacatcattgaaatactaataTTGAGATctaattactagtagtagtaatataATTATATTAGTCTTTTTAAATGAACATATACTAaatttctagtaactaaattagtgtatgtattaagggtgattatcttggtacaattccTCGAGGAGTGATCCTACCATTGGGTCTAAATTCATCCTTGGAACACTCGGATTTTTACGAAGACTAATTagtaggagaccaattagtataaccGTGCGGCTCTCCTTTGTAATTCgattgatttcttcttactttgtccttttgttttgcatgcataagatctagttagtatatgactaaactaaattttttagttattagaaatgtctaataagaggtttatgaatctaacaattggtatcagagcaagagttgtaGCATGCATAATCAGTTATTGTTTTtgcgagttaaaatgttaacatataaaactagaaacTTGTGATTTATGAGGATAAATACCACGAAATTTTTACATGAATAAAATtttggtcctaaattgatttagGTCATTTTTGATGGTTTATGGTATAAATATTgctctttaatttatttttagtatttttattacatctTATTTGGTAAAATGACTCTTAAATACTAAAATATGTTTGACTGTGATTCTGACCTTGAACTTTTAACATGACCTCACaggcatattttacttattgtatgtaaaatttcgtataaaagtgttttatattgcatgttttatgatttttacatgataaaaatggattaaagggaggtattttggttaaaaatagttagacttcgTTTCTACCCataaaa
It includes:
- the LOC141590025 gene encoding auxin-induced in root cultures protein 12-like; this encodes MAEFEKATLHWNYNPTNSTLSTAFTAPPPNPQGWVAWGLNPTGSGMVGTQAILAYKPNSNSPIISVSTYDVKSYHDINMGPISYNVTGLSAEESNGKVTLFATWDLHLGESKINHVWQVGPVVGGKPGMHEFQHDNLGSKMILELGGEPTGTGVGSLADSKRKAGDLDLNPGSNGNAAGYALIESWKFGLVLGALLVFFL